TTGTTCTCCCAGCCCTGGGCCAACCTCCCTTCTCCATGTCACCAGGAAGGCTCCGGAATGTCAGTTTTGGGGGCTGTTCAAGTAAGGTTGACTTAATTGCTCTCCAGTGCTTGGCAGGTAAGAGACTTGCAGGTTTTGCTTGCTGTAAACAATGTTGTAATTAATAACCCTGTGcatttgctttttctgtatttggattctttttctgtatttctgtattctgtatttttctgtattttggatTCCTATACTTGGGATTCCTGGGTCAGAGTTCCAAAAACTTTTAGTATAAATAAATTAAGCAAATAATCaccaaattatttttccaaaaggaaaacagtgttttttccttttaattttttaggaaaaatatttaatttttctcgaACAAAATATGAGATAATGTAAtacaatgtaaaataataaatgtggttttttttctctttgggcCTTCTTTGATCTAGGTTTAGAAAATCCTCTCTTACCCAGAAGTTTGATAACAATTTGACTATCATAGCTTCTGTGGTTGATTTTTAGAAAGACGTTTAGCCTTTATTTTGGTGTTTGGTGTGAGACGAGGGTCTGAGTAGCTGCTTGCAACTCACCAGAGAAAACACAGTCTCATTTACACTGGCAAGTTTCCTCTTTGGACTCATTTCTTCACTCCACAGAGCCAGGCAGGAAGAGAAGTAGCGAGGTATCAGGGAGTGTGGAATGCTGAGATGGTAGTTTCCCTAATCTTGAAAAGGAGCTTGATTCTTTTCTTATCTGTCTGACTTTTCAAGTGGTCTTATTTTCCTGATAGGCAGCTAGAAATTTGCTCCTTTGCTTACTATTGCAACAGAAGTCCTCTTGAATGGAAATTTCCTTGCTCTGttaaaaaaaaccccactgtATAGAAAGGTGTCTAAGATAAGGCACACATTCTTAAAAGGGCCTAAAGCTTAGCCCTCTCATGAACAAAGTGTTGTCACATTGATGAAAGCAAACCTTAGGATAGTGGTTGTCAACTGGGGACAGTTTTGCCTCCCAGGGGACATGTGACAATGTCtggggacatttttggttgttgtaACTTCGGAGTGTACTGGCTTCTAGgcggtagaggccagggatgctgctaaaaaTCCTATGACACAGTTtcacacccccaccccaacaaGGAATGATCTGGTCTGAAGAGTCAATAGCACTGAGGTTAAGAAACTCGTTCTTAGAATATATCTGTAAGAGGCTTCACTTTGAGAAGATTGCCCGAGTGCTGTTAGGACTCTTGGCTAGGCCAGAGTCATGAGGCATGTAGGGATGGAGAAGGCCTGAGTGGTGGAGAAGCAGGTGGAAGCCTGAGGGTAGAGACTCTGATTGCCAAGGGGGAGTTTGGACTCATTCCTCTGGCAGCAGGAGGCACTGGAGGCCTTGCATTAGGAGGGGCATCCTCTATCCATCCAAGGACATCCAATTGCAGCAGGATGTGTAGTTCTGGGAAGGATGGTCTCTTCCCGCCCTATACAGACTCCCTAGATGCCCACGTCCTGCTGCAGGGGCTCTGTGTAATCCCTGAATAGTACATGCACGTCCACAGTTCAACTCCTTAAGTGTTAATGCTGGGCATCTTCCATGTGCCTCTCCATTCTGCTCTCCATCCTCTCCTCCCCAGGCTACTTCAAGTGCCAGGAAGCTGACATGTGGACTGCAGTCACCACTCCCTTCCCTCTAAATTTGGCAGGATATTGGAGGGAGGTAGGAGAAGGAGGTCTGGGTATTTATTCTTTAGCTACtctattagtccgttttcatactgctaataaagacatacccaagactgggtaatttatgcaggaaagagatttaatggactcactgttccacatgactggggaggcctcacaatcatggctgaaggcaaggaggagcaagtcatgtcttacatggatgtcagcaggcaaaaagagagcttttGTGGGGAAAGtctcccttataaaaccatcagatttcatgagacttattcactatcatgagaacagcatgggaaagacctgtccccatggttcaattacctcccactgggtccctcctacaacacgcgggaattatgggagctacaattcaagacgagatctgggtggggacacagccaaaccatatcagctccTTTGCTGTTGGCTGCTGCAGGAGGCCCTCTCTGCACAGCTCTGTCTCAGTCTCACTGGGATGATGGCTCCTCCATGCTGCTAGCCCTCAGGTTCTGTGATGTTGCTTTCTATGagtcaacttggctaggccatgGTGCCCAAATAGGTAGTCAGTCATGATCCTGGCTGTTTGTGTGAGGGTGTTTTGGGATGAGATTCACATTTAAATCTGTGGACTTCgagtaaagcagattgtcctccataatgtgggtgggcttcATCCAACCAGCTGATGGCCCAAGTAGAACAAAAGACTGGCCTTCCCCGAGCAAGAGGGAATTCTGGCAGCAGCTGGtctttggacttgaactgcaaCATTGGCTTTTCCTGGTTCCACCCTTCAGAGTTTGGACTTACTGGCCTACACAATTACACGAGCCAATTCCTTACAATAGATCTGGTTCTCTCAGTGTACACATCCTGGGTTCTGTTTCtgtggagaaccctgactaatagaGGTACCATATGTCTTCCTTCCACCCTGCCCACAACTTAGTACCGTGCCTTTATTGTACACTCCTCTAATTATGTAACGCGAGCCCTGCAGTTTCCCGACAGCTCTGTATGCCTTCTGCAGGCCAGCACGACGGCTGCAAGCCTCCCTGGAGGCTGCCCAGGCACCCGCCTCTTGGAAGCTAGGTCCTGATGACTGCTGGGTGTTCCTGCCTCTGTGGCATCCCCCGTCTATTGGGCCCTGTGAATTCAGAATTGTTTGTTGACTTGAAGCCAGAACAAGGTATTCCTATCCTTCCCACTTTCAGGGTAAGAGGTGTGAACCTCCAGTGTAGCAGATTCATTTCTCTCTGGTTTGTGGCCAAGTCAGAGCCATTTCCTAATGCCAAAAACAGAGACTGGACTTTTCTCTGTCTGTGGGAGATTTTACAACCCAGTCCTATTTCAAAGAGAagactgaggccaggagtgtcTTACCCGGAGTTGCCTGGTGAGTCAGCAGCCAGGAAACCAGGACTCCTTTGACAGTTTATGCTTTATGACCAGGTGCCCTTGTTCTCATTCATGGAGACTGACGACAATTTCTGCTCTTCTCCCAGTGACCTGCACAGTGATGCCAAGTCAGACATtctgctctgcctcctggggtctgAACTGTGTTCTCCAGCAGGGATGGGGGATGCATGAAGCTGCACCCACTGCCTGGCCTAGAGAGAGCCACTGGACCCCACTGACCACCAGGTGACAagatggggatctcactgtgCACTCAGGCCACAACACCTGTGACTTAGGGGAGGGATTTTGGTCCTCACAGTCAGTGAAGTGGGCACACAGGTGGGGAAACATGGGTCTGACACCTGCTGGAGGCCACACAGCAGCATGTGGTTGGCAGGGCTGAGAGTTGCACCCAGGGCTGGGCACTATCAATTGCCTTTGACGGACATGGATTGGTCCCTAGAGGAAGCAGAGCCAGGGCAGCTGCAGCCCCAGCGGTCATAGCGCTGGGGTTGGGGAAACCTCGTGTGTGTCAGTGTGACTAGGAGGCGGTGAAGAATGCACTCCCTTCTGCATGCCCATAGGAGAAGCTCAAGGAGAGGCATACTTGGGAGGAGCCATGGGATGAAGCTGGAATGCTGGGGGTGGAGCCTGGAGAGCTTGGAGCCCTCATAAGACCTGACAGCCAGGAGAGGGCACATTTCAGGGACACCATGGAGGGTGGCTTCACTGGGGGTGATGAGTACCAGAAGCACTTCCTGCCCAGGGACTACTTGGCCACTTACTACAGCTTCGATGGCAGCCCCTCACCCGAGGCTGAGATACTGAAGTTTAACTTGGAATGTCTCCACAAGACCTTCGGCCCTGGTGAGCAGAGGGTGACCCTTCCCCTCGAGCCTCTCTCCAAGGAATCTGGATAGGGATGGGGATAAGGTGTCCTGGGGGCAGTCTGGTCTCCTCTAGGGGTTTTTGGGGGTGGGCTGAGGGAGCTGCTGGGGCCCTGCCCCTCTCTTTGGGCAGCTATTATACTGGAAGTTGGGTCTGTCTCCCCACGGCTCAGGAGCTGTGTGCCAGCTGAGGGATCAGGACCTATGGGAAGAGCACAGCCCCGTGCAGTTCCCACACTGCTCTCCATTAGCCCCTAGGTCTTTGGGGTGGAGCAGAAAAGGCTCTCCAGGTCATCATCAAGTTCAGTCCTAACCTTGCACAGCCAGGCCTCTGGGGCCCCCAGAAGGCCAAGGGCAAACAGCAGAGTTGTAGTGGGTCGGGATCGCCTATGCCCAGAGTGTGCAGCCCAGATGTGTCTGTGATAAGGACCTGGAAAAGCCCTGCCCTGGGACAAGGATTGCTAGGTGGGGTCTCAACCCTGTTGCAAACCTGACAGCAAGGCGCTCAGGCCCCAAGGACCTCAACTGAGCCATCTGTGCAATTGATGGCGACTTCTGCCTGTCTCCCAATGATCATTGCCCTCCCCACGGTGACCCCATGATTTGGTCACGTCTTCTAAACTCAAGCAGCCATGTCCTCACTTTGGGCACTTGACTGCGGAACAATAAGGGTGAGTCTCCTGGTGGTCTGGGGGTTAAGAGGGGGTTAAAAGACTGCTGAGCCTGGAGGAGCAGGCTGGTGCAGGAGGCAGAAATCAGAGAATAGCTGGACTGGGTGTGACCAAGCTTGGAAGGCCAAGTGATGGCCCCACGCCAGGGCTCCAGACAGAATGTTGGAAGTCATGCTTCATTCCAGCATCCAGGTGACCCTGGATTCACTCCTGGGGCCATCTTCCCAGATCATCTCCTCAGCCCCAGCTTCCTATTCCTGCATGCTTACACCCCTCCCCACTCCAAGGAACAAGGAACCCATCCAGGAAGGGCCGGACTTCCAGGGGAGGCTCCCAGCTTCCAGTCAGCCTGAAACTTAaagagccactgcccccagcatGTCCCCTCTGAACCCTCCAGCCCGAATCTTCCCCAGAGCAGGGCTTGGGCCTCTGTTCTCTGTCCCAGAAATATTATACTCTTGGCTTATGTTCTTGATGGAAAGATATTGGGCTAATTGTTTAACCTTTTTCAgactcagttttctaatctgtaaaatgaaaatagtgaTAGTAGTCAGTACACAGGGTAGTTCTGAGGTGTAAGTGGAaattaatgcatataaaatatttggTATGAGGCTTGGCTTACAGGGAACCGCCAATCCGTGATAACCACCATGCTTGGTGCTGTTTGCCCCTTGGGTAAGACCAGGATGTGTGTCCTCATCCCTGTGTCTGCCTTGGGTCTCGTTTCTCTTACCCGTCCATTATCAGTCTTTCCCTCCCACAGGAGGCCTTCAAGGGGACACACTGATCGACATTGGCTCAGGCCCTACCATCTACCAAGTTCTCGCTGCCTGTGAGTCCTTCCGAGACATCACTCTCTCCGACTTTACTGACCGCAACCGGGAGGAGCTGGAAAAGTGGCTGAAGAAGGAGCCGGGGGCCTATGACTGGACCCCGGTGGTGAAATTCGCCTGTGAGCTGGAAGGAAACAGGTAGCGGTGCAGAGGTTGTGGAGGGGGTTCCCAGTCAACCTTCTTTCTCAGAAGTCTCCCTGGCCTCTTGTTTGTCTCTGGCATTTTCAGGACAGTAGGACCTATAGGTACAGGACCAGATGTCCTATGGTGGGGACAGAGTAGATGGGGCCCCAAGTTTCAGGATTACAGCAGTTTTAGGTGCAAGTATCTGATCACAGGACTATGTTGAGGTGTGATATAATCAAGTATGAACACTGAAAACCAGATGATAgaacctttccttccttcttctcttccttccttacCCTCATCTatatatctacctatctatcttcTATGTATCtaactatccatccatccatccacccaccagtccatccatccatccatccatccatccatccatccatattcatgcatccacccacccatccatatccatccatccatccgcccATCCATATTCatacatccacccacccatccatatccatccatccatccacccatccatccattcacccatccattcatccagccagccagccattcacccatccattcatccagccagccagccattcacccatccatccatctatccatctgtccattcatccatccatcaatattcatccatccacccacccatccattcatccatccatagccatcaatccatccatctatccatccatccattcatatccatccatccatccatccatccgtccatccatccacccatccatccatctatccatgtCCCTCCATGTTCATCCagctacccacccatccatccatctttccttcttccctctatTGTCTGTACCTGTGTGACTATATAATGCATAGTGACATGAACCCACCACCCAACCTGAGTACTCGGATATAATAAAGACTTCTGTGCTTCTCTGTGACTCCTTGCCCCTGCCTTTCCTAACCCGAGGTAGTAACTAATATGAATTTTATGCTTATCATTCcctttttcaaaacattttttcttgCATACTTATGTATATCTAAATAATCTATAATTTAGTTTTAGTCACCTTTGAGCTTTAGAGCAGAGTAATTTGCTCTGTGTCATTTGGGATTTGCTTTTCAtcactcaaaaataattttttaagatagCTGTATTCATACATTATCTGTAgtaaattcattaattcatccatccatccatccaataaTGTGTGTTAGCTGCCCCATCTGTGCTTGGGGTGGCCTTGTCCCTCCTGGGGATTAAGGGAAGGGGGCTCACATGGAATCAGAGGGAGAAATGTTCCTATAATTTTTCTGGCCCATTCTCCCTAATCATTTTTCtttgggggaaactgaggctcagattgAATATGGGCCTGCTGTCAGGTCACACAGGGACTCAGGGATAGCAATCCTTTGGGGATCCAGAGATCATCTCCATCTGCTGGTCACAGTGGACTGAGAGTTCCCTTCAGAACCTTGAAGTGCCTCCCtgactccctctctctctctgcagcgGCCgttgggaggagaaggaggagaagctgCGGGCAGCAGTGAAGCGGGTGCTCAAGTGTGATGTCCACCTGGGCAACCCGCTGGCCCCTGCTGTGTTGCCCCCCGCCGACTGTGTGCTTACCCTGCTGGCCATGGAGTGTGCCTGCTGTAGCCTTGATGCCTACCGCACTGCACTGTGCAACCTTGCCTCACTGCTCAAGCCGTGTGGCCACCTGGTGACCACAGTCACGCTTCAGATCTCATCCTACATGGTGGGGAAGCGTGAATTTTCCTGTGTGGCcctggagaaggaggaggtggagcAGGCTGTCCTGGATGCTGGCTTTGACATTGAACAGCTCCTACAGAATCCCCAGAGCTACTCTGTCACCAATGCTGCCAGCTCTGGGGTCTGCTTCATTGTGGCTCGCAAGAAGCCTAGGCCCTGAGCCAGGAGGGCCAGCCAGAGGTCTGGTCAGGCTGTGAGGCCTTGGCCATCTGTATGCTAGAGAGGGGTGAGGAATGGATACTGTCTAACAGCCTCtgatttcaatactaacatttcATCTTCTGAAACTCTGAGATTCTAACATCCTTGTTTTAGAATTCTAAGTTTCCAACATTCCTCATTCTAGGATCCTAGGAgtggaattttccattttctaGTCTACTAAGCCTTACAGCTATCTTAGATGCGATCTGACTCCTGTGTGACTGTGGAGCACCCAGGGACATGGTTTCAGAGTCTACCTAATATGTTAAGAACAAGGAAACCTCTGGACAGTGGTATATTGGGGAATGTTTCATAACCAGCTCTGTAAAGGAAAAGCACTGATGTGTAGCAGTTACcagtttctgtggtgtaaatactcctacCATGGTGGATTTCAAGCCACCAGTGGTTTAATAACCAGTTCATAAATCTCCTAAACATTTTACAGTTGACTCTCATGAGCTGATTGGAGTCAGCTGGAACATACCACTGCCTCTAGACTAAGGTCAGCAGATTTGACAAATACAGACTGCCCCAGTTCACTGAAttttagataaatgaaataaatttttaaggtTAAGTATGTCCCCAGAATTGCATGGAACATGCTTATCCTAAACAATGATTTGTTGTTcacctgaaattcaaatttagctgGGTGTCCTGTATTTCATTTGGCAACTCTACTTCAGACCCAAGTGTAAGGTACATGGATGTGCTTTGGTCAAGGAATACGCCAAGGTAGATATCCATGCCTGCATGACTCAGCGGGTTTGGtgcacaggcacacacctccACTTGTTATATAACCTGTTTGTGTAAGTTCATACTTGGTCCGAACCACTGTTGTCTGTAAAAGGTAATTGTCCTGCTAATGCTGTACAGGAGCTCTTGGAGTTCGGCTTAGCTCAACATGACTTGACATGGTGGGCACGCTGgtgcccagagaaagagagagagccaaaGCTGTCCGTCTTGCAGATGGACAGGAAGGAGCTAGGACACAGTTCGGCTAGCTCATGCCCAGAGGgagaaagagttaagctgctgaccctgaaggcaaGGGAGAGCAGGCTGCACAGCTGTGTGTGGGAGCCACAGGCTCAAGCAGCCGAGACAGGGCGGACAGTGTGAGAGAGCTAGTGTGAGTAAGCTGTTGATGAGAGCTGTTGCTGAATAAAACCATATTCACCTGCCTATGGGCCCCGAGTGTTCTTTCTGTCCATGTACCCACTCCCCTCAGACTTCAGCATGGGCTGGACCTGGACCCCAGGACCTGACACCAAGTGAGAAGAGGAACAGCCCAGGGATCAAGGGTATGCCTCGTACATAAGGTGCTTTTGTGCAAATTAGGAAGAGGTGCTCCTGCAGATGGACATGTTGCAGAAAGGAGTGTTCAGGGCTGATTAACTGAGAAAAGCTGTTCCCTCTCCCTGTGGAAGGGCTGTGAGAACAAGGTGCCTCTTCTGGGCAGACCAATTAGAGAAAGGTGTCCCTTCCTTAAGGCTGATTGGGTCACACTTCTGAGCACCTGTCAGCCTCCCTTTTTCCCTCAACCCCAATCTGTGCCTTTGTGTGGGTACACCCTGGGCACAGCAACCTTGGTAAGAGCCAGGAGACCTGGGATCTACTCTTAGCCCTGTCACTAATTGtttcacttctctgggcctcatattcctatccatgagattTAATCTAATAATCTACAGGAACATCCTAAGAACAGCAGGAAGTCATTGATGTGAAAgtgcttttgcttttgctttttcttttcttttttttttttttttttgagacagagtcttgctctgtcgcccaggctggagtgcagtggcacgatctcggctcactgcaagctccacctcccaggttcaggccattctcctgcctcagcctcccgagtagctgggactacaggtgcccgccaccatgcctggctaattttttgtagttttagtagagacggggtttcaccgtgttagccaggatggtgaaaatgttttcttaaggtgtagttttactcttgttgcccaagctggtgtgcaatggtgcgatctcagctcactgcaagctccacctcctgggttcaagcgattctcctgcctcagcctcttgagtagctgggattacaggcatgtaccaccatgctcagcaaatttttgtgctttaaaaagtaaaaggttTTGCACAAATTGACCCATTGATGTTATTCCCTGAGAGGGTCAGGACTGAGATGGTCTTtcaaaattacccagtctaatctccaggttttttgtttgtttgtttgttttgagacagagtcacactctgttgcccaggctggagtgcagtggtacaatctcagctcactgcaactttggcctcccatgttcaagcgattctcttgctgtagcctcccaagtcgctgggactacaggcatgcaccaacacacttggctaatttttttatttttagtacatgttggtcaggctggttttgaacctctgacctcaagtgatcagtcctcctcggccttccaatgtgctgggattataggcgtgagccaccatgcccagccaaatctCTGTTTTTTTATAGTCAGGGACAAAGAGGTTCCAAGAGGGAAAGCGACTTGTCCAGAGACACATAGCAAGCTGGTGACAGAGCTGGAGTGAGAACCCAGGTGTTCTGACTCCTTGTTCACCCAGCGTACCCTCATTCCACCAAGTCTCCCCACCCGGCTTGGAAGGGCAGGGGGCCCTGCTTCCCTTTAGCTCTTTTTTTAGCATAGACTAGTTTCTGTGATAACATCTCTGCCAGCATTCCTTCACTTGCCGGCTCATGTGTTACCCTTGAAAGCGTGTGGGCCCCAGCTTTTCTCTCAGTACAGCCCCCTCTGGCCTTGTCTGGAGAGGCATTGAATAtgggtagttttatttttatttttattattattatttttttgagactgcgtctcgctctgtcgtccaggatGGGGTACAAtggcatgttcttggctcactgcaacctctgcctcccaggttcaggtgattctcctgcctcagcctcctgagcagctggaattacaagtgtccaccaccacgcctggctaatttttgtatttttagtagagacggggtttcaccatgttggccaggctgatctcatactcctgacgtcaggtgattcgcctgccttggcctcccaaagtgctgggattacaggcatgagccaccgcgcctagccgaATATGGGTAGTTTTAGACATGCTCATGGCAGAATGATCAACAGGTGGAAGAAGTGGGAGGCCCAGCAGATGCGGATCCCTGAGAGTCCATGTCCACAAACAGGGGAAGAATAGTGGCTAAAATAGGTCTTGTAGGGAATTTTAAAGACAGATGAAGTGTTTGCTGAGGCAGCCAAAAGGGGCTGGCTTCTGCCAGGTGGCAGCCAGGCAATGCCCAGGAGATGAGATTGCCAAGGAAAGGAGGCTACAAATGCCCCCTCCTTGTGATGTCAGGACCTCCCTTAGCGAGCAATCTGGCCAAGACACGGGAAAAGACACAGGATCCAGACCCGGGGCTCTGCTCCTTGGACGGCTCAGTGCAGAGAGTCAGCTGGCTGCCTGGAAGTAGAGAGTGGGCAAGGGTGTGAGGGAATCTTTGGGGGCTATGGAAGCTGTTCTAGCTTGTGAAACAGGGcc
The nucleotide sequence above comes from Macaca nemestrina isolate mMacNem1 chromosome 4, mMacNem.hap1, whole genome shotgun sequence. Encoded proteins:
- the LOC105475814 gene encoding indolethylamine N-methyltransferase → MEGGFTGGDEYQKHFLPRDYLATYYSFDGSPSPEAEILKFNLECLHKTFGPGGLQGDTLIDIGSGPTIYQVLAACESFRDITLSDFTDRNREELEKWLKKEPGAYDWTPVVKFACELEGNSGRWEEKEEKLRAAVKRVLKCDVHLGNPLAPAVLPPADCVLTLLAMECACCSLDAYRTALCNLASLLKPCGHLVTTVTLQISSYMVGKREFSCVALEKEEVEQAVLDAGFDIEQLLQNPQSYSVTNAASSGVCFIVARKKPRP